In the genome of Afipia felis ATCC 53690, the window CATCGAGTTGCAGCGATCGCAGCGCATCGGCCACGTTCTGGAAGGCCGTAAGGACGGCAGCGCGATACTGAGCCTCCGCCACTTCGAGTCCCGCTTCGGCTGCCTTCTGCTTGTGATAAAGGGTAAAGCCATCGAAGATCGGCTGGGCGACGCTCGCTGCGAGCGTATAGTAGCCGGTGCCGGGCGTGAAACTCTGCGCAAAGCTATAGGCGCTCGAGCCGCCATTCGCCGACAGCGTAACATTCGGCAGCCGTGCAGCGATCGCCATGCCGACCTGCGCACTCGCGGAATGCATGGCCGCCTCTGCCGCTCGCACATCGGGACGTTGCGCCACGAGCTTGCCCGGAAGGATGACCGGTAAGTTTGCCGGAAGTTTCAAATGGGTGAGATCGAATTTTTGAGCAATCTCGTCCGCCGCATATCGGCCGGCAAGAGCCGTCAGAAGGTTGCGTTGCTGGGCAAGCTGCTTTTCGAGCGGCGGAAGCAATTGCTCAGCCTGAGCAAGAGCGGCCTCCTGAGCAAGCACGTCGGCCTCCGCTGCCTGCCCGAAGTTGAACTGTCGCTTGAGGATGTCGAGAAGATTGCGCTCGATCTTGATGATGCGTTGAGTTGCAACGATCTGACCGCGCAAGGAGGCTTCCTGAATGGCGGCGGCAACGACATTGCTCGTCAGCGTGAGATATGCTGCTTCGAGCTGGAATTGCTGCTGTTCGGTAACAGCGTCGAGATTTTCGACGGCCCGGAAGTTCGCACCCCAAATATCGGGCGTGAAGCTCACCGTCAGCTGATTTGTGACCAGCGAATATTTGGTCTGTGGCGATGACAGCGGCTCGCCCGGCGGAATGTTGCCGGCATTTGACAACAACTGACGCGAGGTCGCGGAATCGCCGGTCAATTGGGGAAAGTACAATCCGCGCTGGGCCAGTGCATTGTGCTGGGCAACCTTGATCGCAGCTTCAGCCGCCTGCAGCGTGGGATTGCTTTCGACCGATTGCTTGATCAGATCGTTGAGAGGGGGAGACTGGAAGGCCGTCCACCATCGCGCTGAGACGTCCGCACCATTGACGAAATGCTGACGGGGAACGCGGGGCGTCGGAGCACCAGGATCTGGCGACGCCAACTTGCCGGGAAGAAATCCTTGGACTTCCGGTGCCGGCGGCCGGGTAAAATTCGGCCCGACGGCACAGCCCGAAGCTGATGCCGCAAACAGGCTGGCGAGAAGTGTCCAGGCTAGAGAACGCCTGATATGCAGCAGATTGCTGTGCGGCATGCCAATATTTTTCAAACGGATGTAGTTCATGGTTTGCCCGCAGCCTGTTCGAGCAAGTCGTCATCTTCTGCCTCGGTAGGCGTCGGCTGCTCTTTACTGAGAAAGATTTGCCTGAGAGCCGGAGCAACGACGAGCAAAAGGACGGGACCAATGAACATGCCGCCGACGACGACGGTCGCTAACGGACGCTGCACTTGGCTTCCGATGCCGTGAGAAATCGCGGCCGGAAACAGTCCAACGCCAGCGGACAGAGCCGTCATCAGCATTGGGCGCATGCGTTGCTCAGCACCGTGATACACCGCTTCCGCAACGCTCATGCCTGCGGCGCGAAGCTCGCGATAGTAGGTAATATTGAGGATGCCATCCATAACGGCGACGCCGAATAGCGAGATGAACCCGATCGCTGCGGATATACTGAAATCGAGACCCGCAAGATGGAGCGCGATAAGACCTCCTCCAATCGCAAACGGAATTCCGGTCAGGGCCAGGAGGCTGTCGCGTAGCGAGTTGAACAGACCGTACAGCAGTACGAAAATCAGCAGCAAAGTGATCGG includes:
- a CDS encoding efflux transporter outer membrane subunit, producing the protein MNYIRLKNIGMPHSNLLHIRRSLAWTLLASLFAASASGCAVGPNFTRPPAPEVQGFLPGKLASPDPGAPTPRVPRQHFVNGADVSARWWTAFQSPPLNDLIKQSVESNPTLQAAEAAIKVAQHNALAQRGLYFPQLTGDSATSRQLLSNAGNIPPGEPLSSPQTKYSLVTNQLTVSFTPDIWGANFRAVENLDAVTEQQQFQLEAAYLTLTSNVVAAAIQEASLRGQIVATQRIIKIERNLLDILKRQFNFGQAAEADVLAQEAALAQAEQLLPPLEKQLAQQRNLLTALAGRYAADEIAQKFDLTHLKLPANLPVILPGKLVAQRPDVRAAEAAMHSASAQVGMAIAARLPNVTLSANGGSSAYSFAQSFTPGTGYYTLAASVAQPIFDGFTLYHKQKAAEAGLEVAEAQYRAAVLTAFQNVADALRSLQLDAKAVKAAVLAERTAKASLDIVEKQLNAGQVNQLAVLNAQQTYLVAAVTRVQAEADRLSDTAALFMALGGGWPADCKGPDWRQCAMEEVVAASSSQTVQVQ